From a single Nicotiana tomentosiformis chromosome 2, ASM39032v3, whole genome shotgun sequence genomic region:
- the LOC138905632 gene encoding uncharacterized protein, with amino-acid sequence MRFSNFCRHAVGLVPTEREKIRRFINGLNHQFHFVMNLGNIVGAKFDEVVDNARRLEMDRTHEREEMGAKGSRGLVQSSSHAPSVQGLPVPGSSSSYSGSRGPTQYLPPLFVKGCFDCGDLGHMKRNCPRLLGGPAQQRSQVAAPALVNSPPAQPERGGAQTAKGRSRGGGRSGGGQA; translated from the exons atgcgattttcAAACTTTTGTCGTCATGCAGTTGGGTTGGTTCCCACTGAAagggagaagatcaggaggttcattaatggcctcaaccatcaGTTCCATTTTGTCATGAATCTGGGAAATATAGTAGGTGCTAAATTTGACGAAGTGGTTGACAATGCCCGAAGGCTAGAAATGGACCGTACTCATGAGCGTGAGGAGATGGGGGCCAAGGGGTCTCGTGGTCTGG TTCAAAGTTCATCTCATGCACCATCAGTTCAAGGTTTacctgtaccaggttcttctagtagttattctggttctcgaggtccaaCTCAGTACTTGCCGCCATTATTCGTGAAGGGTTGTTTTGACTGTGGAGACTTGGGTCATATGAAGAGAAATTGTCCCCGCCTTttgggaggtccagctcagcagaggagtcaagtTGCGGCTCCCGCACTAGTTaattcaccacccgcccagccagaaCGGGGTGGGGCACAGACAGCTAAAGGTCgctctagagggggaggtcgatctgGAGGTGGTCAAGCCTGA